A stretch of Prosthecochloris marina DNA encodes these proteins:
- a CDS encoding flavodoxin family protein: MKVLAVNGSPRKEGNTHKMIEKVFESLEAEGIETELVQVGGKIVRGCLSCYKCIERKDKKCATKNDLFNDLFEKMLEADGLILASPTYFADITPELKAVIDRAGFVSRVNGQLFRYKAGAAVISLRRGGGVHAYDSINHLYQICGMFIVGSTYWNLGFGGRTEAEVSNDKEGMENMLDLGRSMAFLLQKLKS, encoded by the coding sequence ATGAAAGTACTCGCTGTCAACGGAAGTCCTCGAAAAGAGGGAAACACGCATAAAATGATCGAGAAAGTTTTCGAATCCCTTGAAGCCGAGGGAATTGAAACCGAGCTTGTTCAGGTCGGTGGGAAAATCGTCCGGGGTTGTCTGTCATGCTACAAGTGCATCGAGCGCAAGGATAAGAAGTGTGCGACAAAAAACGACCTTTTCAACGATCTTTTTGAAAAAATGCTCGAAGCAGACGGCCTCATTCTCGCCTCGCCAACCTATTTCGCCGATATTACCCCGGAACTCAAAGCGGTCATCGACCGTGCCGGTTTCGTCTCGAGAGTCAACGGCCAACTCTTCCGGTACAAAGCAGGCGCTGCTGTTATTTCACTCAGGCGAGGAGGTGGTGTACACGCCTACGACAGCATCAATCATCTTTATCAGATATGCGGTATGTTTATTGTCGGCTCAACCTACTGGAACCTTGGTTTCGGAGGCAGAACCGAAGCAGAAGTCTCCAATGACAAGGAAGGGATGGAAAACATGCTCGATCTGGGCCGCTCGATGGCCTTTCTCCTTCAGAAGCTCAAAAGCTGA
- the lpdA gene encoding dihydrolipoyl dehydrogenase: MSGKREGKSFDFDVAVIGSGPGGFEAAIKAAGCGLKVCVVEKGAIGGVCLNWGCIPTKALLRSAEIFRLAGDAGPFGLECKDSIVDVAQAVKRSRRVVLTMSKGVEYALKRNDITVKRGEGSFADAHTLTITRNGEVAETVTAENIIIAAGGSARELPGLEFDGKTIISSREALAMQTAPKKMLIVGGGAIGVEMAWYFGAAGSEVTLVELMPEILPLEDIEVGEGLRRSLAKAGIEIITEAAVKRSEVTEGGILAVVRLQDGSERVVEAESMLVAVGVVPNTRDLALEKVGVATEKGFIETDELCRTNVGNIFAIGDVRGGMLLAHKASAEAGVAVKAITGKRSEPVDESKVPRCVYVEPSVACVGYTEKKAIEAGFRVKVGHAFFAASGKASAYGVREGFVKLVFNADSGELLGGHVLGYGAVELIGELSLARGLGVTAEQLADVIHAHPTLSESIKEAAENALEQ; this comes from the coding sequence ATGTCAGGTAAACGAGAAGGTAAGTCTTTTGATTTTGATGTGGCCGTTATCGGGTCAGGACCGGGAGGTTTCGAAGCGGCGATTAAGGCGGCAGGTTGTGGTTTGAAGGTATGTGTTGTCGAAAAAGGTGCGATTGGTGGCGTTTGTTTGAACTGGGGGTGTATTCCGACCAAGGCGCTGCTGAGAAGTGCCGAAATTTTCCGTTTGGCCGGTGATGCCGGACCTTTTGGCCTCGAGTGTAAAGATTCGATCGTCGATGTGGCTCAGGCTGTGAAAAGAAGTCGAAGGGTCGTGCTGACGATGTCCAAGGGTGTTGAATATGCTTTGAAGCGAAACGATATCACGGTGAAACGAGGTGAAGGCTCGTTTGCCGATGCTCATACACTTACAATAACCCGCAACGGTGAGGTTGCCGAAACGGTGACGGCGGAAAACATCATCATTGCTGCCGGCGGTTCTGCAAGAGAGCTTCCGGGATTGGAGTTCGACGGCAAAACCATCATCTCGAGCCGTGAAGCACTTGCAATGCAGACTGCGCCGAAAAAGATGCTTATCGTAGGAGGTGGCGCGATAGGGGTGGAGATGGCATGGTATTTCGGTGCAGCGGGAAGTGAGGTTACACTGGTGGAGCTTATGCCGGAGATTCTTCCTCTTGAAGATATAGAGGTGGGAGAGGGGCTAAGGCGTTCACTTGCCAAGGCAGGGATCGAAATTATTACTGAAGCTGCCGTGAAAAGAAGTGAAGTGACGGAAGGAGGCATTCTTGCTGTGGTACGTTTGCAGGACGGCAGTGAACGGGTGGTGGAAGCGGAAAGTATGCTTGTCGCGGTTGGCGTGGTTCCCAACACGCGTGACCTTGCCCTTGAAAAAGTCGGAGTTGCTACAGAAAAGGGTTTTATCGAAACCGATGAGTTATGTCGTACCAATGTCGGCAACATCTTTGCCATAGGTGATGTCAGAGGAGGGATGCTGCTTGCACACAAGGCTTCGGCTGAAGCCGGAGTTGCAGTGAAGGCTATAACGGGGAAGAGGAGCGAGCCGGTTGACGAGAGCAAAGTGCCCCGTTGTGTCTACGTTGAACCGTCGGTGGCATGTGTGGGATATACGGAAAAAAAAGCCATTGAAGCTGGTTTTAGAGTAAAGGTCGGGCATGCTTTTTTTGCCGCCTCGGGAAAAGCGAGCGCATACGGAGTAAGGGAGGGTTTTGTGAAACTGGTTTTCAATGCGGACAGCGGAGAACTGCTTGGGGGTCATGTGCTGGGCTATGGAGCGGTGGAGCTGATCGGAGAGTTGTCCCTTGCACGAGGTCTGGGTGTGACGGCAGAACAGCTTGCTGATGTGATTCATGCTCATCCGACACTTTCAGAATCCATAAAAGAAGCTGCTGAAAATGCGTTGGAACAATAA
- a CDS encoding Nif11-like leader peptide family RiPP precursor, translating to MSLDQAKAAINKIKTDNAFREEIMAVSDVGKRVELLNKRGFQCTMAEIEHLTTPDLGFDLKCGEMVMPLTCPDVKT from the coding sequence ATGTCACTCGACCAGGCAAAAGCGGCGATCAACAAAATCAAAACCGACAATGCTTTTCGTGAAGAAATTATGGCTGTTTCCGATGTCGGCAAGCGTGTTGAGCTTCTCAATAAGCGAGGTTTTCAGTGCACAATGGCGGAGATCGAGCATTTGACAACACCTGATCTCGGATTTGACCTGAAATGTGGCGAAATGGTTATGCCTCTTACCTGTCCGGATGTTAAAACCTGA
- a CDS encoding thermonuclease family protein — translation MKQKKPLLTLLLLFIAVVITLVPRIDRDSGPYKVLRIADGDSFTLKRNNEELEIRLYGIDCPEQTQPLYRKAERFTSTMLQRGKIRLIEVDKDRYGRRVAWVYIDSLCLNEELVRHGLAWHYKHHSSDTSLARLEDSARTVKAGIWSDPHAIPPWKFRRKSKN, via the coding sequence ATGAAACAAAAAAAACCGCTCCTCACCTTGCTGCTTCTGTTCATTGCTGTTGTTATCACGCTTGTTCCGAGAATAGACAGAGATAGCGGACCCTACAAAGTATTGCGCATCGCCGATGGAGACAGCTTCACATTGAAAAGAAACAATGAAGAACTCGAAATCAGACTCTACGGTATAGACTGCCCTGAACAAACACAACCATTGTATCGAAAAGCGGAAAGGTTTACCAGCACAATGCTTCAGAGAGGAAAAATAAGGCTTATAGAAGTTGATAAGGACAGATACGGCAGAAGGGTCGCCTGGGTTTATATTGACTCACTGTGCCTGAACGAAGAACTTGTCCGTCACGGACTCGCATGGCATTATAAACACCATTCCAGCGATACTTCACTTGCCCGGCTCGAAGACAGTGCCCGAACAGTAAAAGCAGGCATATGGTCCGACCCACATGCCATCCCGCCATGGAAGTTTCGAAGAAAAAGCAAAAATTAG
- a CDS encoding radical SAM/SPASM domain-containing protein — MPTWSKYSTLFHSERFGYFLYSTMSNCLIQVDEPHYRFLQQLEMEPSVADNGFDTSFISLLKAKHILVERGENEKLLMLKQYKKNCNCYGRGDLSLTICPTLACNFDCSYCFENSQHDTTVMSEETIENLLAFIRKKSGAGNIHIDWYGGEPTLAFDTVELISNKMLAKGMKLHGAQMTTNGFLLDIKKIKALNDLKINSIQITLDGPKTVHDRRRKLHDGRPTFGKVLANIDQLMSSSYKGKCDIRVNIDKNNRECFPALREKLMKRYKGKKVTVYPARVKGEESSTLNTGEWAKYCLDLYEKYGIITKYMLYPKSNDTGLCIAHFTNSFVSGPSGELYKCWEDVGMREKTIGNVNSDEPLSNHELPVLYTVGTDQYANEECRKCCFLPICRNACPRKRLSKTETCTHFKQYIVQCMESTYDIFKTAETSCDLLNKPFETLENKGYRIIYPSDNE; from the coding sequence ATGCCTACCTGGTCAAAATACAGTACCTTGTTCCATTCTGAACGCTTCGGGTACTTTCTTTACAGTACCATGTCAAACTGCCTGATCCAGGTTGACGAGCCGCACTACCGTTTTCTGCAGCAGCTTGAAATGGAACCCTCTGTGGCCGATAACGGTTTCGATACATCGTTCATATCACTTTTAAAAGCAAAACATATTCTCGTTGAACGAGGAGAAAACGAAAAGTTGTTGATGCTCAAGCAGTACAAAAAGAATTGCAACTGCTACGGGCGTGGAGACCTTTCGCTTACCATCTGCCCGACGCTTGCCTGTAATTTTGATTGTAGCTACTGTTTTGAAAACAGTCAGCACGACACAACGGTCATGAGCGAAGAAACCATCGAGAACCTCCTCGCATTCATCAGGAAAAAATCCGGAGCTGGAAATATTCATATTGACTGGTATGGAGGCGAACCAACGCTGGCTTTTGACACCGTTGAGCTGATATCAAACAAAATGCTTGCAAAAGGCATGAAGCTGCATGGTGCACAGATGACGACAAACGGCTTCCTGCTCGACATCAAGAAAATCAAAGCACTCAACGACCTGAAAATCAACAGTATTCAGATCACACTCGATGGCCCGAAAACGGTACATGACAGAAGAAGAAAATTACATGACGGCAGGCCGACGTTCGGGAAAGTCCTTGCCAATATCGACCAGCTGATGAGCTCTTCATACAAGGGGAAATGCGATATCAGGGTCAATATCGACAAAAACAACAGGGAGTGCTTCCCCGCGTTGCGTGAAAAACTCATGAAGCGTTACAAAGGAAAAAAAGTAACTGTCTATCCTGCAAGGGTAAAAGGAGAGGAGTCATCGACATTAAACACCGGTGAATGGGCGAAATACTGCCTTGATCTTTACGAAAAATACGGCATTATAACCAAATACATGCTTTATCCGAAAAGCAATGACACCGGCTTATGCATCGCCCATTTTACGAACTCTTTTGTCTCCGGCCCTTCGGGCGAACTTTACAAATGCTGGGAAGATGTCGGGATGCGAGAAAAAACAATAGGCAACGTAAACAGTGATGAACCTTTGTCAAACCATGAACTTCCTGTCCTCTATACGGTAGGAACCGACCAGTATGCGAATGAAGAGTGCCGTAAATGCTGCTTCCTGCCGATTTGCAGAAACGCCTGCCCGAGAAAGCGGTTATCAAAGACAGAAACCTGCACTCATTTCAAGCAATACATTGTCCAATGCATGGAATCGACCTATGATATCTTCAAAACAGCGGAAACAAGCTGCGACCTGCTCAACAAACCCTTCGAAACTTTGGAAAACAAGGGATATCGGATCATCTATCCTTCAGATAATGAGTAA
- a CDS encoding ABC-F family ATP-binding cassette domain-containing protein, which yields MVLLTVESISKQYGLKKLFDNVSFGIDEKDKVGIIGTNGSGKSTLLKILAEKELPDSGTVMMGKQSRISWLPQDSPYNPDDTVLEAILKSGEKELRLVYEYEMVCKALEEEGGQGQKLIEKMTSLSHQLDINNAWDLEAHVKSVLGKLGLHDVSAKMGALSGGQRKRVALAHALVMPSDALILDEPTNHLDADSVEWLENYLKRYQGALVLVTHDRYFLDRVVNRMIELDGVSANVFTGGYASYLQQKAEQEAQAVRADRKRRALAKQELAWLRTGCKARTTKQKARIQRAESLVAEQGVTEKEKLDIGFGSERLGNKIIELHEVSKSWDGEPLIASFEYLLQKGDRIGIIGPNGSGKTTLLDLIASRVSPDSGRIETGQTVKIGYYDQMSSGLDDSMRVIDYIREEAEHIKLSDGNELSASKMLEKFLFDPSVQYNLIGNLSGGERRRLYLLRKLMMSPNVLLLDEPTNDLDIPTLQVLEDFLDLWPGCVIAVSHDRYFLDRVTEHIFAFEENGKIRKYPGNYSVYLEMKAARGELKENVAVEMPGKASREKSNSTGPRKLSYKERRELDVLEKKIAEAEERQALISLQLNDAGSDFDLVRRLSEELQLLQGQLEADMIRWEELAERA from the coding sequence ATGGTTCTCCTGACAGTAGAGTCGATAAGCAAGCAGTACGGTTTGAAGAAGCTGTTCGATAACGTTTCTTTTGGCATCGATGAGAAAGACAAGGTTGGCATTATCGGAACGAACGGTAGTGGTAAAAGTACGCTTTTGAAAATACTTGCTGAAAAAGAACTGCCCGATTCAGGGACTGTGATGATGGGAAAGCAAAGCCGCATTTCCTGGTTGCCCCAGGATTCTCCCTACAATCCCGATGATACGGTGCTGGAGGCGATATTGAAATCGGGCGAAAAGGAGCTGCGGCTGGTCTATGAATATGAGATGGTTTGCAAGGCGCTTGAAGAAGAGGGCGGTCAGGGGCAAAAGTTGATTGAAAAGATGACCAGTTTGTCACATCAGCTCGATATTAACAATGCCTGGGATCTGGAGGCGCATGTAAAAAGTGTGCTTGGTAAGCTTGGCCTGCATGATGTATCGGCAAAGATGGGTGCGCTCTCGGGTGGACAGCGCAAACGTGTTGCGTTGGCACATGCGCTTGTTATGCCAAGTGATGCCCTTATTCTCGATGAACCTACCAACCATCTCGATGCTGACAGTGTCGAATGGCTGGAAAACTATCTCAAGAGGTATCAAGGAGCATTGGTTCTGGTAACGCATGACCGATATTTTCTTGATCGGGTGGTCAATCGTATGATCGAGCTGGATGGAGTATCGGCAAATGTTTTTACCGGAGGATATGCAAGCTACCTGCAGCAGAAAGCCGAGCAGGAGGCGCAGGCTGTTCGGGCTGATCGTAAACGAAGAGCTCTCGCCAAACAGGAGCTTGCATGGCTTCGAACGGGTTGCAAGGCTCGAACGACGAAGCAGAAAGCCCGGATTCAACGTGCGGAATCTCTTGTGGCTGAGCAGGGTGTTACCGAAAAGGAGAAGCTGGATATTGGTTTTGGTTCTGAGCGCCTCGGAAATAAAATTATCGAGTTGCATGAAGTCTCGAAATCCTGGGATGGCGAACCGTTGATTGCATCATTCGAATACCTGTTGCAGAAAGGAGATCGGATAGGCATTATCGGGCCCAACGGCTCAGGTAAAACAACGCTTCTCGATCTTATTGCAAGCAGAGTGTCTCCTGACAGTGGTAGGATCGAAACAGGGCAGACAGTAAAGATCGGGTACTACGATCAAATGAGCAGCGGTCTTGATGATTCCATGCGGGTAATCGATTATATCAGGGAAGAGGCTGAGCATATAAAGCTGAGTGATGGAAATGAACTTTCCGCATCTAAGATGCTGGAGAAATTTCTTTTCGACCCATCTGTTCAGTACAATCTGATCGGGAATCTTTCCGGGGGAGAACGGCGCAGGCTTTATCTGCTCAGAAAACTCATGATGTCTCCCAATGTGCTACTGCTCGATGAGCCGACCAACGATCTCGACATTCCGACATTGCAGGTACTCGAAGATTTTCTCGATCTTTGGCCGGGCTGCGTCATAGCGGTCAGTCATGACCGGTATTTCCTCGACAGGGTGACCGAGCACATTTTTGCCTTCGAGGAAAACGGAAAGATCAGGAAGTATCCCGGGAACTACAGCGTTTATCTGGAGATGAAAGCGGCACGGGGTGAGTTGAAAGAAAACGTGGCAGTAGAAATGCCTGGAAAGGCATCGAGAGAAAAAAGCAACAGCACCGGTCCTCGAAAGCTCAGTTACAAGGAGCGGCGTGAACTTGATGTACTGGAGAAAAAGATCGCTGAAGCTGAAGAGCGCCAGGCCTTGATTTCTCTGCAGTTGAACGACGCCGGATCGGATTTCGATCTGGTCAGACGGCTGAGCGAGGAATTGCAGTTGTTGCAGGGTCAGCTTGAGGCAGATATGATTCGCTGGGAGGAACTTGCTGAACGAGCATAA
- a CDS encoding prolyl oligopeptidase family serine peptidase encodes MKKAFSLFLILSLFWNAYPQITRADDASTAKKPLNAPAKIVEESYCGKKIADPYRYMENLEDPFVRQWLIAQAEYARSIIEKIPGRTSLIEKMQDFDSRKAAKVYNLVITDNDWYFYLKRTPADETGKLYYRKGFQGTESLLFDPSDFSKNSQKKYAVSNISPTDDGSKVAVSVAADGSEDDIVLIMDVKAGRFYPEKIDRCRFASPSWLPDGSAFLYNRLQKSGKHDTDIQKNSKVYLHEVGSDPSLDREVFSRATNPEMNIKPEDIPSVHYDKDSKHLYAFVHNVDRRLTVFYAPVSELGMEKISWKPLLKPENNIHDFAVTEKDLYLYTPEKAPNFKVLKTSLFHPDIDHAETVIPENPDAVLTSFNLTSNGIYYTLSKNGVEVEFFHKKFNRKKAKKLQLPFPAGTIHLSTKGFKFPDVWVVISGWSSDYKRYRYDEASKSFVYETLSSAAEYPEYDDLVVQEIMVPSHDGVKVPLSLIYKKGLNKNSRNPVLFYGYGAYGKSLRPFFNPPFLLWAYKGGILAVAHVRGGGEMGDAWHKAGMKTTKFNTWQDLISCAEYVIDKKYTAPSHIAINSASAGGILVGKAMTERPDLFAAVIPQVGAMNPLRGEETPNGPVNTPEFGTLNDPVECRALIAMDPYLSIRKGVTYPAALVTAGINDPRVIAWQPAKFAAHLQAASVSGKPVLFYTDFQSGHGIGNTKTKQFETLADVLSFAFWQTGHPEFQPEHSSREN; translated from the coding sequence ATGAAAAAAGCATTCTCTCTCTTCCTTATCCTTTCTCTTTTCTGGAACGCATACCCGCAAATAACAAGAGCTGATGATGCTTCGACTGCAAAAAAACCGCTTAACGCTCCTGCAAAAATAGTTGAAGAATCTTACTGCGGCAAAAAAATTGCCGACCCTTACCGGTATATGGAAAACCTTGAGGATCCTTTTGTCCGGCAATGGCTGATAGCACAGGCAGAATATGCAAGATCGATTATCGAAAAAATCCCTGGCAGAACCTCGCTCATTGAAAAAATGCAGGACTTCGATAGTCGAAAAGCTGCAAAAGTCTATAACCTTGTCATAACGGACAACGACTGGTACTTTTATCTGAAAAGAACACCTGCCGACGAAACCGGGAAACTGTATTACAGAAAAGGGTTCCAGGGTACCGAATCCCTGCTTTTCGATCCTTCTGATTTTTCGAAAAACAGTCAGAAAAAATATGCCGTCAGCAACATTTCTCCTACCGATGACGGCTCGAAAGTGGCGGTTTCAGTAGCAGCCGACGGCTCCGAAGATGATATCGTGCTGATCATGGATGTAAAAGCAGGCCGGTTTTATCCTGAAAAAATCGACCGTTGCCGCTTTGCATCACCATCATGGCTGCCGGATGGAAGCGCATTTCTTTATAATCGTCTTCAAAAAAGCGGAAAGCATGATACCGATATACAAAAAAACAGTAAGGTCTATCTTCACGAAGTCGGCAGTGATCCGTCTCTTGACAGGGAAGTTTTTTCCCGTGCCACCAATCCTGAAATGAACATCAAGCCCGAAGATATACCCTCCGTTCATTACGACAAGGACAGCAAACACCTTTACGCTTTTGTTCATAACGTAGATCGACGCCTTACGGTGTTTTATGCCCCCGTGTCAGAGCTTGGGATGGAGAAAATTTCCTGGAAACCGTTGCTCAAACCCGAAAACAACATTCACGATTTCGCTGTTACCGAAAAGGATCTTTACCTCTACACTCCGGAAAAAGCTCCGAATTTCAAAGTTCTGAAAACCTCACTTTTTCACCCGGACATCGACCATGCCGAAACGGTCATTCCGGAAAACCCCGATGCGGTACTCACATCGTTCAATCTTACCAGTAACGGTATATATTACACACTATCGAAAAACGGTGTGGAAGTGGAGTTTTTCCACAAAAAGTTCAACCGGAAAAAAGCGAAAAAATTACAATTGCCCTTTCCTGCGGGAACCATACACCTGAGCACCAAAGGCTTTAAGTTTCCCGATGTATGGGTTGTCATCTCCGGATGGAGTAGTGATTACAAACGGTACCGTTACGATGAAGCCTCGAAATCCTTTGTTTATGAAACACTTTCATCAGCAGCTGAATATCCGGAATACGATGATCTTGTTGTCCAGGAAATCATGGTACCGTCACATGACGGCGTGAAAGTCCCGCTTTCCCTGATTTATAAAAAAGGTCTCAATAAAAACAGCCGGAATCCTGTTCTGTTCTATGGATACGGGGCTTATGGAAAGTCATTACGACCGTTTTTCAACCCGCCATTCCTTCTTTGGGCCTACAAGGGCGGAATTCTCGCTGTTGCCCACGTCCGCGGAGGAGGAGAAATGGGAGACGCTTGGCACAAGGCAGGAATGAAAACGACAAAATTCAACACATGGCAAGACCTGATCAGCTGCGCAGAATATGTTATCGACAAAAAATACACCGCCCCTTCCCACATAGCGATCAACAGTGCAAGCGCTGGCGGTATTCTTGTCGGCAAGGCAATGACTGAGCGCCCCGACCTTTTTGCCGCCGTCATACCCCAGGTCGGAGCCATGAACCCTCTTCGAGGAGAAGAAACACCTAACGGACCGGTTAACACACCGGAGTTCGGCACCCTCAACGATCCAGTTGAATGCAGAGCGCTGATAGCAATGGATCCCTACCTGAGTATCCGTAAAGGAGTTACCTACCCTGCGGCTCTTGTTACAGCAGGCATCAATGATCCGAGAGTGATCGCCTGGCAACCCGCGAAATTCGCCGCCCATCTGCAGGCAGCAAGCGTTTCGGGAAAACCCGTATTGTTTTACACTGATTTTCAGTCGGGACATGGAATCGGTAATACAAAAACCAAGCAATTCGAAACACTTGCGGATGTACTGAGTTTCGCCTTTTGGCAGACAGGCCATCCCGAGTTTCAACCTGAACATTCGTCCAGGGAAAATTGA
- the bchI gene encoding magnesium chelatase ATPase subunit I, producing the protein MTQTASAANNTASTKAKEGSVVKKASGPKKARTKKKQGQAYPFTAIVGQEEMKLSLILNIIDPRIGGVLVMGHRGTGKSTTVRALAEVLPMIERVKDDVYNRNVNEYIEAEKPQRGRKTLAPEDLTIEDIPVPVVDLPLGATEDRVCGTIDIEQALTSGVKAFEPGLLAQSNRGFLYIDEVNLLDDHLVDVLLDVAASGRNVVEREGISIRHPARFVLVGSGNPEEGELRPQLLDRFGLHARIITITDVAKRVDIVKRRHAYDEDPQAFLKKWSREQKKLQKKILGAKDLLPEVTMSDEVLTDVAKLCMQLGIDGHRGELTITRTAHAFAAFSGDKEVTMDHVRAIAGLALRHRLRKDPLETMDPGEKIERELAKVLGEVEEV; encoded by the coding sequence ATGACTCAGACTGCTTCAGCTGCAAACAACACAGCAAGTACGAAAGCAAAGGAAGGTTCGGTTGTCAAAAAAGCTTCCGGCCCAAAGAAAGCGAGAACCAAAAAGAAGCAAGGACAGGCTTATCCTTTTACGGCGATCGTCGGTCAGGAAGAAATGAAACTCAGCTTGATTCTGAACATCATCGATCCGAGGATTGGCGGAGTGCTTGTGATGGGCCACAGGGGGACTGGTAAAAGTACGACTGTTCGGGCGCTTGCAGAGGTGTTGCCGATGATTGAGCGGGTCAAGGATGATGTTTACAACCGTAATGTTAACGAGTATATCGAAGCTGAAAAGCCTCAGAGAGGAAGAAAAACCCTTGCTCCGGAAGATCTGACTATCGAGGATATTCCGGTTCCGGTCGTTGATCTTCCGCTTGGTGCCACTGAAGACCGTGTTTGCGGTACCATCGATATTGAACAGGCTCTGACCAGCGGTGTCAAAGCTTTCGAGCCGGGTCTCCTTGCCCAGTCCAACCGCGGCTTTCTCTACATTGACGAGGTAAACCTGCTCGATGACCATCTTGTCGATGTTCTGCTCGACGTGGCAGCCAGCGGAAGAAACGTGGTCGAACGTGAAGGTATCAGTATCCGGCACCCTGCACGTTTCGTGCTCGTAGGTTCCGGCAACCCTGAAGAAGGTGAGTTGAGGCCTCAGCTCCTTGACCGCTTCGGGCTCCATGCAAGGATTATCACCATTACCGATGTCGCAAAAAGGGTGGATATTGTCAAAAGGCGTCATGCATATGATGAAGACCCTCAGGCATTCCTGAAAAAATGGTCACGTGAACAGAAAAAACTGCAGAAGAAAATTCTCGGTGCAAAAGATCTGCTGCCTGAAGTCACCATGTCCGACGAGGTGTTGACTGATGTCGCAAAATTGTGTATGCAGCTTGGTATCGACGGTCATCGCGGTGAGCTTACAATTACAAGAACAGCTCATGCCTTTGCTGCGTTCAGCGGAGACAAGGAAGTCACTATGGATCATGTTCGCGCAATAGCAGGACTTGCCCTGCGTCACCGTCTGCGTAAAGATCCGCTTGAAACCATGGACCCGGGTGAAAAAATCGAACGTGAACTTGCAAAAGTGCTTGGAGAAGTAGAAGAAGTATAA
- a CDS encoding RluA family pseudouridine synthase — MQNQPVKSEQEEQDTERQEPKKMTLQVAQTQKPMRIDVYLAQQVENATRNKVQEAISEHRVLVNGKTVKANYKIKSLDSIEITFLRPPAPELAPENIPVDIVYEDEDLMVINKAPGMVVHPAFGNWTGTLANAILYHLGTDAEKLDASELRPGIVHRLDKNTSGLIIVAKNSIALHRLARQFANRQVEKKYQAIVRGVPDPHEGIVKTNIGRSTRDRKVMTCYDFEGKEGKTAITEYRVQKNLHYFSLVELTLHTGRTHQIRVHLQHIGTPILGDETYGGTAIFKLPFSKSESFVKNLLELIPRQALHAESLTFFQPTTHERISLTAPLPSDMLAALEKIEKVLSL; from the coding sequence ATGCAAAATCAACCGGTAAAAAGCGAACAGGAAGAACAGGACACGGAACGTCAGGAACCAAAAAAAATGACGTTGCAGGTCGCCCAAACCCAGAAGCCGATGCGTATCGATGTCTATCTTGCGCAACAGGTTGAAAATGCCACACGCAACAAGGTTCAGGAGGCCATTTCGGAACACCGGGTGCTGGTAAACGGAAAAACCGTCAAAGCCAATTACAAAATAAAATCTCTCGACAGCATAGAGATCACTTTTCTCCGTCCCCCGGCACCGGAACTTGCTCCGGAGAACATTCCGGTCGACATCGTCTATGAGGATGAAGATCTGATGGTCATCAACAAGGCCCCCGGCATGGTGGTTCACCCCGCTTTCGGCAACTGGACAGGAACACTTGCAAACGCAATCCTTTACCATCTTGGTACCGACGCCGAAAAGCTCGATGCATCCGAACTCCGGCCGGGCATTGTCCACCGGCTGGACAAAAACACCTCAGGGTTGATTATCGTCGCGAAAAACAGTATCGCCCTGCACAGGCTGGCACGTCAGTTCGCTAATCGTCAGGTCGAAAAAAAATACCAAGCCATTGTCCGGGGTGTGCCCGACCCTCACGAAGGAATCGTCAAAACAAACATAGGCCGATCTACGCGCGACCGAAAAGTGATGACTTGTTATGATTTTGAAGGAAAAGAGGGAAAAACGGCCATTACAGAGTACAGGGTCCAGAAAAACCTGCACTACTTCTCGCTTGTCGAACTGACGCTCCATACCGGAAGAACGCATCAGATTCGGGTCCATCTCCAACATATCGGTACGCCCATTCTCGGAGACGAAACTTACGGCGGCACAGCCATATTCAAACTGCCGTTCAGCAAAAGTGAAAGCTTCGTGAAAAATTTGCTGGAGCTCATCCCCCGCCAAGCGCTGCACGCTGAAAGTTTAACTTTTTTTCAGCCGACCACTCATGAGCGAATCTCCCTGACGGCACCCTTGCCGTCCGATATGCTGGCAGCCCTGGAAAAGATCGAAAAAGTTTTATCCTTATGA